GCGTGGGCGACCGCGTCGCCGTCACTGTGGCCCGCGAGGCCCGGCTCGCCCGGGAAGTGCAGCAGCCCGAGGTGCATCGGCTGCGTCGCGTCGAACGCGTGGACGTCGGTGCCGACCCCGGTCAGGAGGCGCGGGCCCGGTCGACCGGTCGTCTCGCGCCCCGGCCCGGTCGCCTCGCTCTCGGCGACGATCGTCTCGGCCCGTCGCAAGTCCCACGGGGTGGTGATCTTGAAGGCCACGGGGTCGCCCGCCACGATGCGGACGCGGTGGCCAGCGGCGGCGAAGAGCGCCGCGTCGTCGGTGTGCTCGACGGACGCCGCCGCGTAGGCGTGGTCGAGGGCGGCACGGGGGAAACCCTGCGGCGTCTGCATGGCGACGAGTTCGCTGCGGTCGACGGTGTCGACGACGAAGGCGGCGTCCCCGTCGACCCGTTTGATCGTGTCGGTGACCGGCAGCCCGGGGACGACGCCGTCACCGCTCGCCTCGACGGTCGTGGCGACCAGGTCGAACTGGGCCGTGGGGGTGAACGGCCGGGCGCAGTCGTGCACCAGCACGGTCGCGACGTCGGGCCCCAGGACCGTCAGGCCGGCCGCGACGGACTGCTGGCGCGTGGCGCCGCCCACGACGACGGAGGCGTAGCCGCGGGCCGGGCCGGCGACGGCGTCGACGAGGGCGCGGGACTCGTCGACGAGCGCCTCGGGGACGACGACGACGACCTGTGTCGGCTCGGCCGAGGCGAAGACGGCGTCGAGCGAGCGCTCGAGGATGCTGCGCCCGGCCACCTCGACGAAGGCCTTGGGCCTGCCGAGGGCGAGGCGGGTACCGCTGCCGGCCGCAACGACGACGACCGCCCGACCGACGCCGGACGGGGTGTGGACCCCACCGTCGTCGACCGAGCGGTCGTCGGGAGTGCTAGGACGCAAGGACCTCGTCGAGGACGCTCGACGCCTTCTCTTCGTCGGTCTTCTCGGCGAGCGCGAGCTCACTGATCAGGATCTGACGAGCCTTGGCGAGCATGCGCTTCTCACCGGCCGAGAGGCCGCGGTCCTGATCGCGACGCCAGAGGTCGCGGACGACCTCGGACACCTTGATGACGTCACCGCTGGCGAGCTTCTCGAGGTTCGCCTTGTAGCGGCGCGACCAGTTGGTCGGCTCTTCGGTGAAGGGGGCGCGGAGCACGTCGAAGACGCGGTCCAGCCCTTCTTTGCCGATGACGTCTCGCACGCCGACAAGGTCGACGTTGTCTGCGGGTACTTCGATGGTCAGATCACCCTGGGTGACGCGAAGCTTGAGGTACAGCTTCTCTTCGCCCTTGATGATCCGCTTCTTGACTTCTGAGATTGTCGCTGCCCCGTGATGCGGGTATACAACGGTCTCGCCGACCTCGAACTGCATGAATCAGGCTCCATTCTGCGACACCCAGGATACCATAAGCGGTCGTTGGTAAGGCTGCCCTAAGGAACCGACCCCCGCGGGCGCGGATAAGCTGGACGACGTACGTTTGTCGTGACGCTGATCCTGGAGGACACCTGTGCGAGCCCCAACCCTGAAGTCGCGCGGCTTGACGACGCGGCTCGTCTCGGCCGCCGCCGTCGGTGCCGTGGTCGTCCTGACCGCCGCCGGGTGCAACTTCATCAGTCCGCAGGCCACCACCAAGCAGTACGACGCGAGCGACGGCACGAGCGTGAACGTCGGCGACATCCAGGTGCGCAACGCGATCGCCCTCACCGCCAGCGAAGGTGACGGCGGCACCGCCAGCCTCAGCATGGTCGTGCTCAACACGAGCGACGAGGCCGCCGAGGTCTCGTTCGAGTACCCCACCACCTCGGGCAAGAAGACCCAGACCGTCGAGGTCGACGGCTCGTCGCAGGTCTCGCTGGGCACCGAGCCCGGTCAGGACCAGTTCCTCATGGAGTCCCTCGACTCCGACCCGGGTGCCCTCGTGACGATCTTCGTCCAGTACGGCACCGAGACCGGCAAGTCGTTCGTCGTGCCCGTGCTCACCGGCGCGCTGGGCGAGTACGCCACCCTGCTGCCCTCGCCCACGCCGTCCGCCGAGGCCACGCCCTCGTCGACGCCGCTGCCCGAGGCGACCGAGCAGGCACCGTCCTCGTCGCCGACGCCGTAGCGTCCCTCCCCCGTCAGCCGAGAGGCCCGGCCCGCCGTGTGCGGTGCCGGGCCTCTCGCGTCTGACGCGCGCCGCGCCTCCTGGGCTGTCGACGCGGTCGGAGTGGGCCGTCGGCCCGTGCCCCCGGTCAGGCCTCGATGCGGTAGCCGAGGCCGCGAACGGTGACGAGCGCCTTCGGCTCGGACGGCACGGCCTCGATCTTCGAGCGGATGCGCTTGATGTGCACGTCGAGGGTCTTGGTGTCGCCGAAGTAGTCCGACCCCCAGACCCGGTCGATCAGCTGACCGCGCGTGAGCACCCGGCCGGCGTTCCGCATGAGCAGCTCGAGCAGCTCGAACTCCTTGAGGGGCATGGCGACGTCGTCACCGCGGACCGTCACCACGTGACGCTCGACGTCCATGCGGATGTCGCCTGCCTCGAGCATCGAGTCGGACAGGTCGTCGGGGTCGACGCGGCGGCGCAGCACGGCCCGGATGCGCGCGAGCAGCTCGCGGGTCGAGTACGGCTTCGTGACGTAGTCGTCGGCGCCGAGCTCGAGGCCGACCACGATGTCGACCTCGCTGTCCTTCGCGGTGAGCATGACGATCGGCACCTGGGACTTGGTGCGGATCACGCGGCAGACCTCGGTGCCCGGGATCCCCGGGAGCATGAGGTCGAGCAGCACGAGGTCGGCACCGGTCTTGTCGAACGCGGCGACGGCGGCCGGGCCGTCCTCGGCCACGCTCACCTGGTAGCCCTCGCGCTGCAGGATGTAGGCGAGCGGCTCGCTGAGGGACTCTTCGTCCTCGACGATCAAGATGTGGGTCATCGGGTCTCCATGGTCATCGTGTCTCCTGGTGCTCTGGTGCCGAGGCGGCCGTGGTCGGGATCGATCGGGTGTCGGGGTCGACGTCCGCGGCCGGCAGGCGCAGGGTGAAGGTCGAGCCCTTGCCGACCTGCGACCAGACGCGCACGTCACCGCCGTGGTTCTGCACCACGTGCTTGACGATCGCGAGCCCGAGGCCCGTGCCACCGGTCCGTCGGGACCGGGCCGGGTCGACCCGGTAGAACCGCTCGAAGACCCGGTCGAGCTCGTCGTCGGGGATGCCGTAGCCCTGGTCGGTCACGGAGATCTCGACCACCCCGCCCGTGTCGACGGTGGCTCCGATGCCGACCCGCGACCCGTCGGGCGAGTAGTTGATGGCGTTCGCGACGAGGTTGTCGACGGCCGTGACGAGCATCGCCTGGTCGCCGATCACCTGCGCGTGCTTGCCGCCTCGGACGACGAGGTCGATGCCCCGCGCCTCGGCACCCACGCGGTTGCGGTCGACGGCGGTGTCGACCACCGTGCGGACGTCGACCGAGTCGCTGGTCTCGAGCGCGTCGGTCGCCTGCAGACGCGACAACTCGATGATGTCCTGGGTGAGGCGACCGAGCCGGCCGGCCTCACGGGTGAGGCGGGCGGCGAAGTGACGCACCTGCTCGGGATCGGCGGACGCGGACTCGAGCGCCTCGGCGAGCAGGCCGACGGCGCCGATCGGCGTCTTGAGTTCGTGACTGATGTTGGCGACGAAGTCACGGCGCATGTCGTCGAGACGGCGACCCTCGGTGCGGTCCTCGGCGAGCACCAGCACGAATCGCCCGCCGAGTGCCGCGGCCCGCACGTGCACGGCGATGGTCGCCTCGCTGCCGGGCAGGCGCGGCAGGGTGAGTTCTTCGACCACGGGGTCGCCGTGCCGACGCACCGCGTCGACGATCGTCTCGAGCTCGGGGTGCACGAGGTGCTGCTGGGCCGAGACCAGGCCGAGCTGGCGTGCCGCGGCCGAGGCCTTGAGCACGTTCCCCGACGGGTCGACCACGAGGCCGGCCGACTCGAGCGCGTCGAGCACGGCGTCGATGCCGTCGGGCAGGGCGACGTCGACGAGGGCCGCGGCACGCACGGCTCGTCGGTGGGCCGAGACGACGACCACCACGATCGCGGCGCCGACGACGACCCCGAAGGCCAGCGACAACGGCACCAGCCAGGCGGATTCCATGTCGTTCACAGTAGTGACCCCCCGACGGGTGGACGAACGGGGGTCGCCCCATCCGCTGTACTTTGGTCAGAGTTCAGGCGGTGATCACCGGTCGTTAACCTTCACCGGAGAGCATCGTCGGGACTGTGCGGGCGACTCTGCCCCCACGTCACGAGCCGAGCGTGCGTCCTGCACGTCGCTCACAGCCACCGTGCTCCCAGGGCCACCGAGCCCCCACGACGAGAGGGTCGAACACGACATGCGCGAGGTATTCCAGCAGGAACTCCTGGAGGTGCAGGAGCGTCTCGTCGAGATCGCCGGCCTCGTCGCCGTCTCGATCGCGAACGCGACCACGGCCTTCAACGAGTCGAACGTCTCGTTGGCCGAGCAGGTCATCGCCGACGACGACAAGATCGACGAGCGCGCCATCGCCCTCGACGAGCTGGCCATCGACATCCTGGCCCGCCAGAACCCGGTCGCCCGCGACCTGCGCATCGTGGTCAGCGCGCTGCGCATCAGCGCCTCGCTCGAGCGCATGGGCGACATGGCCGAGCACATCGCCCAGCTCGCCCGCTACCGGTTCCCCGAGAAGGTCGTGCCGAAGTCGCTGCGCCCGACCTTCAAAGAGCTGGGCGAGCTCGACGTCGCCATCGCGAACAAGCTCACCGAGCTGCTCACGACCGAGGACGTCCGCCTGGCCGAAGAGATCCGCAAGGACGACGACCGCATCGATGAGCTGCACCTCAGCGTCTTCGACAAGGTGCTCGGCGAGACCTGGAAGGGCGCGGCCGTCGACACGGTCGACTCCACCCTCGCGTCGCGCTACCACGAGCGCTTCGCCGACCACGCGGTGTCGATCGCCAAGAAGGTCCAGTACCTCGCCACCGGCGACTGGGTCGCACCCGAGGTCTGATCGACTGCCGACCTGCAGGAGGCGCGGTGTCCGTTCGACGGGCACCGCGCCTCCTGCGTTCGGTCGGGGCCGTCGCCGTCCGCGAGGATGGGGGCATGGCTTCAGTCGCGATCCTCGTCAACGGTCTGCCCGGATCGGGCAAGACCACCCTCTCGGCCACGCTGGCCGGCGTGCTCGGGTGCCCGCTGCTCGCGAAGGACCCGATCACGGAGGCGCTGGTCGACCTGGCCGGGCCGATGATCGCCCCCGAGGCCCTCGGCGGCATCGCGATGGACACCGTCTGGGCGATGGCGGGCGAGGTCGAGGCGGGCGTGGTGGTCGACGCGTCGTGGCACCGGGAGCGCGACCTCGAGTCCGCCCGGGCCGGCGTCGAGCGCGCCGGGTCGCCGCGCACCGTCGAGGTATGGTGCGACGTCGACCCCGACGTGGCCCTGCAGCGCGTGGTCGACCGGCTCGCGGCCGGCGGCCGGCACCCGGCGCATGGCACGGTCGAGTCGGCCCGGGCCGCCTGGCCGACCCGGGTGACCGGTGCCGAGCCCCTCGGG
This genomic interval from Frigoribacterium sp. Leaf415 contains the following:
- a CDS encoding AAA family ATPase; the encoded protein is MASVAILVNGLPGSGKTTLSATLAGVLGCPLLAKDPITEALVDLAGPMIAPEALGGIAMDTVWAMAGEVEAGVVVDASWHRERDLESARAGVERAGSPRTVEVWCDVDPDVALQRVVDRLAAGGRHPAHGTVESARAAWPTRVTGAEPLGLWPVIRVDTSAPVDMDDLVVQISSRFV
- the ispD gene encoding 2-C-methyl-D-erythritol 4-phosphate cytidylyltransferase — encoded protein: MRPSTPDDRSVDDGGVHTPSGVGRAVVVVAAGSGTRLALGRPKAFVEVAGRSILERSLDAVFASAEPTQVVVVVPEALVDESRALVDAVAGPARGYASVVVGGATRQQSVAAGLTVLGPDVATVLVHDCARPFTPTAQFDLVATTVEASGDGVVPGLPVTDTIKRVDGDAAFVVDTVDRSELVAMQTPQGFPRAALDHAYAAASVEHTDDAALFAAAGHRVRIVAGDPVAFKITTPWDLRRAETIVAESEATGPGRETTGRPGPRLLTGVGTDVHAFDATQPMHLGLLHFPGEPGLAGHSDGDAVAHAIVDALLSAAGLGDIGSSFGTDDPRFAGASGDVFLTATLELLAAEGAAPVNVAVQVIGNRPRLSSRRVEMQDQLTRVVGAPVSVSATTTDGLGFTGRGEGVAVIATALVTRDGSSAGDAAEAASNRLIT
- the phoU gene encoding phosphate signaling complex protein PhoU, yielding MREVFQQELLEVQERLVEIAGLVAVSIANATTAFNESNVSLAEQVIADDDKIDERAIALDELAIDILARQNPVARDLRIVVSALRISASLERMGDMAEHIAQLARYRFPEKVVPKSLRPTFKELGELDVAIANKLTELLTTEDVRLAEEIRKDDDRIDELHLSVFDKVLGETWKGAAVDTVDSTLASRYHERFADHAVSIAKKVQYLATGDWVAPEV
- a CDS encoding CarD family transcriptional regulator — encoded protein: MQFEVGETVVYPHHGAATISEVKKRIIKGEEKLYLKLRVTQGDLTIEVPADNVDLVGVRDVIGKEGLDRVFDVLRAPFTEEPTNWSRRYKANLEKLASGDVIKVSEVVRDLWRRDQDRGLSAGEKRMLAKARQILISELALAEKTDEEKASSVLDEVLAS
- a CDS encoding response regulator transcription factor, with the translated sequence MTHILIVEDEESLSEPLAYILQREGYQVSVAEDGPAAVAAFDKTGADLVLLDLMLPGIPGTEVCRVIRTKSQVPIVMLTAKDSEVDIVVGLELGADDYVTKPYSTRELLARIRAVLRRRVDPDDLSDSMLEAGDIRMDVERHVVTVRGDDVAMPLKEFELLELLMRNAGRVLTRGQLIDRVWGSDYFGDTKTLDVHIKRIRSKIEAVPSEPKALVTVRGLGYRIEA
- a CDS encoding sensor histidine kinase — protein: MESAWLVPLSLAFGVVVGAAIVVVVVSAHRRAVRAAALVDVALPDGIDAVLDALESAGLVVDPSGNVLKASAAARQLGLVSAQQHLVHPELETIVDAVRRHGDPVVEELTLPRLPGSEATIAVHVRAAALGGRFVLVLAEDRTEGRRLDDMRRDFVANISHELKTPIGAVGLLAEALESASADPEQVRHFAARLTREAGRLGRLTQDIIELSRLQATDALETSDSVDVRTVVDTAVDRNRVGAEARGIDLVVRGGKHAQVIGDQAMLVTAVDNLVANAINYSPDGSRVGIGATVDTGGVVEISVTDQGYGIPDDELDRVFERFYRVDPARSRRTGGTGLGLAIVKHVVQNHGGDVRVWSQVGKGSTFTLRLPAADVDPDTRSIPTTAASAPEHQETR